In Tachysurus fulvidraco isolate hzauxx_2018 chromosome 1, HZAU_PFXX_2.0, whole genome shotgun sequence, a single window of DNA contains:
- the plag1 gene encoding zinc finger protein PLAG1 translates to MATVTPDDDCPNPAEHDRVRKRRPEGKGRKNFPCQLCEKAFNSVEKLKVHSYSHTGERPYRCTHTDCTKAFVSKYKLLRHMATHSPEKTHKCSYCEKMFHRKDHLKNHLHTHDPNKEAFSCAECGKSYNTKLGFRRHQALHAAHRGDLTCQVCLRPYPSTTLLLEHLRAHAGKSATAAAKEKRHQCEHCERRFYTRKDVRRHLVVHTGRKDFLCQYCAQRFGRKDHLTRHVKKSHSHEPLRVKAEPLEPSEPHAYLFGHASYSPPPPPLRPELESYLLELQAEEVPKLSAAATTSGETPPSFDFLSPLFNFLPYGQGAGPGLGVSYSQEEGLPVMTPSQDTPDPLGPIHTLAHPHMLSQTHALTTSYTHSPSLNTTTTLPRFHQAFQ, encoded by the exons ATGGCCACAGTTACTCCCGACGATGACTGCCCCAACCCGGCAGAGCACGATcgagtgaggaagaggaggcctgaggggaaagggaggaaaaaCTTCCCGTGTCAGCTTTGCGAAAAGGCGTTCAACAGCGTGGAGAAGCTGAAGGTGCACTCCTACTCGCACACAGGCGAGAGGCCGTATCGCTGCACACACACCGACTGCACCAAGGCCTTCGTCTCAAAGTACAAACTGCTACG CCACATGGCCACCCACTCACCTGAGAAGACCCACAAGTGTAGCTACTGCGAGAAAATGTTCCACCGCAAAGACCACCTCAAAAATCACCTGCACACACATGACCCTAACAAGGAGGCTTTCAGCTGTGCCGAGTGCGGCAAGAGCTACAACACCAAGCTGGGTTTCCGAAGGCACCAGGCTCTGCATGCGGCACATCGCGGTGACCTCACCTGCCAGGTGTGTCTGCGGCCATATCCCAGCACCACACTGCTGCTCGAGCACCTGCGTGCCCATGCCGGAAAAAGCGCTACAGCTGCAGCCAAGGAAAAGCGGCATCAGTGTGAGCACTGTGAGCGCCGATTCTACACCCGCAAAGATGTGCGGCGCCACCTAGTGGTGCACACGGGTCGCAAGGACTTTCTGTGCCAATACTGTGCGCAGCGCTTCGGGCGCAAAGACCACCTAACTCGGCATGTAAAAAAAAGCCACAGCCACGAGCCGCTGCGTGTGAAGGCGGAGCCGCTGGAGCCCTCAGAGCCACACGCCTACCTGtttggccacgcctcctactctccaccaccaccaccactccGTCCCGAGCTGGAGAGCTACCTTCTAGAGCTGCAGGCGGAGGAGGTGCCGAAGCTGAGTGCTGCTGCCACGACCTCTGGAGAAACACCTCCTTCTTTTGACTTCCTGTCTCCTCTGTTTAACTTCCTGCCCTATGGGCAAGGGGCAGGGCCAGGCTTGGGGGTTTCCTACAGCCAGGAGGAGGGGCTCCCTGTGATGACGCCTTCTCAGGACACTCCCGATCCTCTTGGCCCAATTCACACGCTTGCGCATCCACACATGCTTTCACAGACGCACGCTCTCACCACAAGTTACACACACTCGCCAAGCCTGAATACAACCACCACCCTGCCTCGCTTTCACCAGGCCTTCCAGtga
- the chchd7 gene encoding coiled-coil-helix-coiled-coil-helix domain-containing protein 7, with protein sequence MSPKSSAGKVRNADSNPCIQESDGSQKCLEAYNYDKSMCSAYFMEYKNCRKYWHTVMLQRRREGIKPDMPTAREREEMLASLGGKPY encoded by the exons ATGAGCCCCAAGTCGAGTGCCGGAAAAGTGAGGAACGCAGACAGCAACCCTTGTATACAG GAGAGTGATGGATCCCAAAAGTGCCTGGAAGCATATAACTACGATAAGAGCATGTGCTCTGCGTACTTCATGGAGTACAAGAACTGCAGGAAGTACTGG CATACTGTGATGCTACAACGAAGGCGTGAAGGTATAAAGCCTGATATGCCTACAGCTAGAGAGAGGGAAGAAATGCTAGCTTCTCTGGGAGGGAAGCCCTACTGA